A stretch of the Modestobacter marinus genome encodes the following:
- a CDS encoding cutinase family protein: MAATPGCQQILSIFARGSGQPLNFREAPAFAAIVDRNIADGVRFESLELGDLDANGVVDESDYPANDKDEWFGPTSVWDPNSDLIVGKYNASRQAGTDELVTFLNARVAACPGEVYVLGGYSQGADAVGAALPGLSSAARAAIGYIALFGDPEFNPFGAWARGDFPWYTVGGVFGPRVPYIPGDLAGRVGSWCDKSDGICQGNPLNLNNAAHGQYPDFEMQQAANEIAITLRAIRPELRDDLTVTPIPISLRPTQNVDVTFVVDTTGSMGDDIDAAQTSITAVTDALFGVAASPRVALVNYKDLGDPYQARVDAPFTADRAAFAAAVNTLGASGGGDYPESVYSGLMTSFGLDWRPGALKLAIVIGDAPAHNPEPGTGYTLEQVLRTAFELDPVVINPIVVGGEATAVASFTELADGSGGQVFDAANAGEVVTAIEAAVEGFSSAPVAQAGGPYVAAPGDELTFTGAGSFDPAGAIVEYAWDFDADGVVDQRGDSPVVSHTYPQPFTGLASLTVTNVDGRTNTATAEVTVAPGQQRPQPPAAPTGVQAVDAGGGTVTLSWQPPANAGDSPIGGFRVSRSDGVLLGVTPADQLTLDIAEVPTDADVSFQVRAVNEFGLSEPATSNTLRPSPGGPVAPAVDIKPGSADNPINLRSRGVIPVALLSADGFEATAVDYRTLCFGDAEAPAERDCGESHGRGHVEDANSDGRPDLVLHFNTQQTGIDRGDSRACVNGRLPGGDVFEACDVVRVR; the protein is encoded by the coding sequence ATGGCGGCGACGCCCGGCTGTCAGCAGATTCTGTCAATCTTCGCGCGCGGCTCCGGTCAGCCGCTCAACTTCCGAGAGGCGCCCGCCTTCGCCGCCATCGTCGACCGCAACATTGCGGACGGCGTGCGCTTCGAAAGCCTCGAACTCGGCGATCTCGACGCCAACGGCGTCGTCGACGAGAGCGATTACCCGGCGAACGACAAGGACGAGTGGTTCGGCCCGACTTCAGTCTGGGATCCGAACAGCGACCTGATCGTGGGCAAGTACAACGCGAGCCGGCAGGCGGGGACCGACGAGCTGGTCACGTTCCTCAATGCGCGAGTAGCCGCATGCCCCGGTGAGGTGTACGTCCTTGGTGGCTATTCGCAGGGCGCTGATGCGGTCGGTGCAGCCTTGCCTGGCCTCAGCAGTGCGGCCCGGGCGGCAATCGGCTACATCGCGCTCTTCGGCGACCCAGAGTTCAACCCCTTCGGCGCCTGGGCGCGCGGAGACTTCCCGTGGTACACCGTCGGCGGCGTCTTCGGGCCGAGGGTGCCTTACATCCCGGGTGACCTCGCCGGCAGGGTCGGCAGTTGGTGTGACAAGAGCGACGGCATTTGCCAGGGCAACCCGCTTAACCTGAACAATGCTGCGCACGGGCAGTACCCAGACTTCGAGATGCAGCAGGCGGCGAATGAAATCGCCATCACGCTGCGCGCCATCCGCCCGGAACTGCGCGACGACCTGACGGTCACGCCGATCCCGATCAGCCTGCGGCCGACGCAGAACGTCGACGTGACCTTCGTCGTCGATACGACCGGCAGCATGGGCGACGACATCGACGCCGCCCAGACCTCGATCACTGCGGTCACCGACGCCTTGTTCGGCGTTGCGGCCTCGCCGCGCGTCGCCTTGGTCAACTACAAAGATCTCGGAGACCCGTACCAGGCGCGGGTTGACGCCCCCTTCACGGCCGACCGGGCGGCGTTCGCCGCGGCGGTCAACACGCTCGGAGCGAGCGGTGGTGGCGACTACCCGGAGTCGGTGTACTCCGGGCTCATGACCTCCTTTGGCCTCGACTGGCGACCCGGCGCCCTGAAGTTGGCGATTGTCATCGGCGACGCCCCGGCGCACAACCCGGAGCCTGGAACGGGCTACACGCTCGAGCAGGTATTGCGGACGGCCTTCGAGCTCGACCCAGTGGTAATCAACCCCATCGTGGTCGGCGGCGAAGCGACGGCGGTGGCGAGCTTCACAGAACTGGCTGACGGCTCTGGCGGCCAGGTCTTCGATGCTGCCAATGCCGGCGAAGTGGTTACCGCCATCGAGGCCGCCGTCGAAGGCTTCTCATCGGCGCCGGTTGCCCAGGCGGGCGGGCCGTATGTGGCCGCGCCGGGCGACGAGCTCACCTTCACCGGTGCCGGATCCTTCGATCCGGCCGGCGCCATCGTTGAGTACGCCTGGGACTTCGACGCGGACGGGGTCGTCGACCAGAGAGGCGACTCGCCGGTCGTCTCCCACACCTACCCGCAGCCGTTCACCGGCCTGGCCTCGTTGACGGTGACGAACGTCGACGGGCGGACCAACACGGCGACCGCTGAGGTGACGGTGGCGCCGGGACAGCAGCGGCCGCAGCCGCCGGCGGCGCCGACGGGAGTCCAGGCAGTTGACGCCGGTGGCGGCACGGTGACGCTCAGCTGGCAGCCGCCGGCAAACGCCGGGGACAGCCCAATCGGAGGCTTCCGGGTGTCCCGCAGTGACGGCGTCTTGCTCGGCGTCACGCCGGCCGACCAGCTGACGCTGGACATCGCCGAGGTGCCGACCGACGCGGACGTCAGCTTCCAGGTTCGAGCTGTCAATGAGTTCGGCCTGAGTGAGCCGGCCACCAGCAATACACTGCGGCCATCACCCGGCGGCCCGGTGGCGCCGGCGGTCGACATCAAGCCAGGCTCGGCGGACAACCCGATCAATCTGCGCAGCCGCGGCGTGATTCCGGTGGCCCTGCTGTCGGCGGACGGCTTCGAAGCCACCGCCGTCGACTACCGCACGCTGTGCTTCGGCGATGCCGAGGCGCCAGCCGAGCGTGACTGCGGGGAGAGCCATGGCCGGGGTCACGTCGAGGACGCCAACAGTGACGGCCGGCCTGACTTGGTGCTGCACTTCAACACCCAGCAGACCGGCATCGACCGCGGTGACAGCCGGGCCTGCGTGAACGGCCGGCTGCCGGGCGGGGACGTCTTCGAGGCCTGCGACGTCGTGCGCGTGCGCTAA